Genomic segment of Mytilus edulis chromosome 12, xbMytEdul2.2, whole genome shotgun sequence:
GGTATTTATAAAGAAGTGGTGAAAAAGAAGAGACAACTAAGAGAAGAAATCAAGTGGGTTGTTGAAGGTATGAATACTTACTTAAAAGTATAATCAATGTACATACTGATTGTGTTTTTGTAAATTCACTGattgcaaaagtataaataattctaaatattaaggattttcttatcccaggtatagattaccttagccatatttggcacaactttttgaaattttggggtcattaatgctgttaaactttatacttgttttgctttctgactattttgatctaaaggtcactgatgagtcttgtgtagatgtAAGGCACGTCTGGCGTGttcaattataagcctggtatctttgactATTAGGATGTCAAAATTTATCATTGtgtatttatttcttatttgtatatttcaccgtcctgaatgttcttgcatttatttgtactgtagtcctgtcatgcaaTGTTGTTCTTTGAGTGTTATATTGCTATACTTTATAGTTTCTTCCTGAGTGTGCTATATtgtcgtgtgttttttttttttttttttttttttttgttgcacttaaggtggtacccaacactttagctaaaattaatttgggtcgtttaattttcttaaaattttgacaaagtaattactttgacccttttacaaaaatataaaaatttcaaaaaatttgaacaaaccgttttatcagaaaaattacactggttatatagcagtttgacaaacacttattttgatcattgagaagcttaatactcccttaacaacacaacgtaattaaaacgtgtagctgattttacagagttatctccctgtagtgttaggtaccaccttaagggtttctgttgtttctttgttttccttaTAGTTaatatgtttccctcagttttagtttgtaagccggattttttttctctcaatccatttatgactttcgaacagcggtatactaatgtttcctttatttcaaacaaaaatctGTCTCAGCATAAATTCTTTTAATAGTATTCCtgaataaaaacgaaaaaaaaatcaaatcacaaaATTCCAGAACACCGAATAGTCCACAATCATGTTAATCAGTTGGAAATATCAAAAGccgaaacacatcaaacgaattgatatcCACCGTCATATATATTCCCGACTTTGTACAGTTATTTTCTTATGGATTAaaccctggttttatagctagctaaacttctgaCCTGTATGACactcgcatcaaattccattatattgacagagATATTAAGGAACAAGCCATAGAACCAAACTGAAGAAAGCAATTAATTAAAACCAAATTAAATACcgtattactgaaaaaaaaaagtCCAATGTACCTAGCCTGTTGATTTCAAGCTCTAAATATTATTAAGTTCGTTATCAGTGATCCTAAATTTTGTCTTTCAGAATCCAAAGGCCAACTTGACGTTTTGAGAATAGCAAAGCTATTGAAGAGAGACGTAGGAAGTAAGTTCGAATGGTATTTTTAGTCAGCTTACACTTTTTATCtagaaaaatcacaaatatgaCTAATTGGACTATTTAGACGTTGCTATATAGAATCAAAAGAAACAACGCATAAAACAGTATCATGTTTACAACATCAATTTAAGTACTTTGAGCATTTTTGTAAACTTCaaaatattcaataacattttcaataCATGTCAGTGAAAGGAATGTTTGTTCATAAATGAAATAAGGAACCGTGATGTCATTTTTCGTTCTGTCAAAAACGTcagttattttctttatttctttctaCAAAACTTGTAACTGTATATATTTTGTGTTGTGGATCATTTGGAGAAAAGTAAACACATCCCTCAGAAGATAAGTTTAGTTGATTCACATGGACATTTTCATCTGATTCCATAGTAACAGATCAAACGTTTTCGCTTTAGGAACTTGTGAGTCTAAAAGAGTTATGGACTGTAGTGGTTTTAAAGGGAGTCGTAAAGGAAGTGGAGTTTACTCTATTTATCCACAAAAATCTAAGTCCGACAAAATCAAAGTCTACTGTGATATGAAAACCGACGGAGGAGGATGGACGGTAGGTTTATTATCGATGTATCCTTTGAATGTTAATTGATTCAATATAATAAAGTGTCTTTACTTCTTTCCTCCTTTCATCAACAGTATTTTATTGAACCTATATGCTGAGAGTACCATGAGATGCGCACGCAGATCGTAGAGGTCACTAGCGTATTTGGTCGTATGAGGTCAAGTCGTGGAATTTATCCCTCTtatgtttatttgaaaataatggaTATCTTAATTGTTTTGAACTGGAATTTAATATAATTGTGACATTTGGAATACAAACTTTACGATTTGATATAGTTTTTGGATGGATTAATATTCTTACGATGTAGTTGGTGATGGATAATTTGTCACGTTGTCAGCAAACATTTGTTAATGAAATGGCTGAACATTCGAGCATTGACTCGGTATCAGAACTGTCTGGCACGGCCAAGACTAGTTCCAAAAGTGACAATATTTTTAGCATTATGAATGACCACAGGCAACTTATTTCGCCAGGTTATGATAACAATATCAGTGGGTTTCAAGCAAGCATTGAAAACATTAATGTTGGAGGAGGAGCCATAAGCAATGCTCCTGCCACTCACACTCCGGAAGTGGTCATACCTGATATTTACAATATGCTACTGCAAAATCAATTGTATATCCAAACTTTGATGAAAAATCAGAATTCTAAAACTGATCCTATACAAAGTTCAACAAAGGTAAACCCTAGACAATCGGCAACAATGGCCGGACCAAGAAAGGTCGTTAAAAATAAACCTAAAAAGGATGATTACCAATCGCAATTGGACAGTTTGTTTGATAATGATATGAACAATAATCAAACTAAAAACATATCTGCACCGTCTGAATTATATTCAGATATTTCGAGTGACGAAAGTTACGATAGCGATGATGAAGCATGTTCTGAGAATGAAGTGGATGTTGAAAAGGCAGAAAATGAAAATGTCTTGGAATCCATGAAAGACTTCATTAGTTCAGACGAAAAGACTGGTCCAAAAATTAATCCTGGTTTAGCCTCATACATGAACCAGGGACTGAGGACACGAGTCAATGAGGAAAAATACAAAGACCTCACAAAGAAATATGATAAGCCTGCCAATGTGAGCAGTTTAAAAGTTCCACGAGTCAACATAGGTGAGGATTTTAAATGCAATTAAattgcaatttaataaaattcatattttttgaaaaatcaagTGTGCAAatcaatttattataaataaaatagttttataaatgattaaaaactCGCAATAATATGTGAAATGTGTACACGTATGAATATTGTGTAAAAATCATTTACATACacactataattttttttttagtgaatatatttactaaatttatattataattgtaggTATTTGGAAACAAATGTCACTACGAAATAAAGATGTGGATATAAAATTACAACGATTACAGAATCTCTTGTCTAAAACAGCGTGTCCATTGATGTATATGATGGATATGTTTGTGGAAAAATCTTCAAAGAAAGAAGGAATGTCCAGAGAGGAACTGCAAGCATATGCAGTCACGTGCAGAGATACGTACCAGCTATTTCAAGCGTGTTATAGTGAAATAACCTTCAGGCGAAGGAGTTTCATCAAAGACGACATTCAAACCCAGTATAAAGGTCTATGTGATGATACCACACCAGTCACTGACATGCTGTTTGGGGATGATATTAAGGAAAAAATCAAAGAACTAGATGCAGAGCATAGTGTGTGCAAAAAAGTTGGGAAGGACCATAATTATACATATGATAATCCCAAGAACTCATATCAGTCTTCTAACAGGGGACGTAGCCATCATGGCCATGGAGGGCGTGGATTTCCTCATAAGTTTGGGAAAAGGAAACGCCAAATTGATGGAGGAAAACCAATCAAAAGAACAAGAAAATATGATGATGATGGTTTTTTAGACCGCAGCAAGACCTTCAACaagaagaaaaacaaagacaaaaagtAGATCATGTTATTTCTGAAAGTGGTGTAAGTACAAATGATCACTTGATTGATTTAACTGCATTAACAATTCAAAATCTTCCTAATAATTTTATTGGGgggaaaatttcaaagtttttccATCGATGGAAGGAATTAACATCAGACTattggattttaaatattattaaaggtTATCAGTTAGAATTTGAAAACATTCCTACACAGCTTATTATGCCATACCCACTTGTATTCAGCAGTGAAGAAAATGAATATGTACAAACTGAAATAGATaagtttatttcaaaaacaattattcaACCTGTTACTCCAATTAAGGATCAgtatgtttcaaatatttttgtgaGACCCAAAAAAGATGGTACTTATCgagtaattttaaatttaaagcaGTTAAACCTTGATATTgaacaaatacattttaaaatggaAACTTTTAAAACAGCAATAACAAATATTACACAAGATTGCTGGTTTGGTTCTGTTGATTTAAAAGATGCATATTATTCTGTTAGCATCAATGAAAAAGATAGGAAATATCTTAGATTTTATTGGAATGAAGTTCTGTATGAATACACTTGTTTGCCAAATGGATTAACAACAGCACCGCGAATTTtcacaaaaattttaaaagttgtattttccAAACTGAGAAGTAAAGGACATTGCAACACACCATATATTGATGATAGTTTACTTGTGAGCAAAACCTTTTCTGGATGTCAAAGTAATATAATTGACACAGTACAATTATTAGATCATCTTGGGTTTACCATACACCCAGATAAATCTGTACTTCAACCTActcaaattattgtatttttggGTTTTGTAATTAATTCAATAACAATGTGTATTAGAGTAACAACAGAAAAGGCAgacaatataattaaattatgtAGTCGGTTAATTCTCAAGAAAGAGATTACGATAAGAGAGTTTGCACAAGTTATTGGAAAATTAGTAGCAACGGAACCAGGTGTACAGTATGCACCATTATACATAAAGTCTTTAGAAATTACAAAAGAtttattgttaaaacaaaattatggaAATTTTGATGCAAAAATGACTTTGTCAGATGGAAATATTTCAGATTTAAATTGGTGGGTTAATAATATAAATAGTAGTTTCAAGCCAATGACTTTAACAGATCCGCAATTTATTCTTAACACTGATAGTTCAAACACTGGTTGGGGTGCAGTTGTGCAAGATACATTGTTCAAAACCAAAGGGTTTTGGTCAAATGAAGAACAGAAAAACCATATTAATTTTCTAGAGCTTAAGGCAGCATATTTAGCTTTAATTTGGTTTTGTTCGTCAAGAAACAACGTtcatgtaaaagtgtatttagATAACATGGTCGCAGTGAATTACATTAATAAAATGGGTGGCCGCATTGTAAAGTTAAACAATTTGACAAAGGAATTGTGGATTTGGTGTATACAAAGGAAAATTTGGGTTACTGCTTGTCATTTGCCAGGAGTTGCTAATATAGAAGCAGATAGGCTATCAAGATCAATAAATGTGGATATTGAGTGGAAATTGCATGAtgatgtttttaatattattgattgTTTATTTGGACCACATGATGTGGATTTATTTGCATCTAAATTTAATCATCAATTACCACGTTATTTCTCTTATTTGCCTGATAAATATGCTGAAGCAGTAGATGCATTTTCTGTAAAATGGAGAAATATTAATTGTTATTGCTTTTCACCTTTCAGTCTGATTGGGAAGATATTGCAAAAGGTGGACCAGGATCAAGCAGACATGACATTAGTGGCACCATTGTGGAACACTCAGAATTGGTTTCCACAAATACTTCATCGGATTGTGGCACAGTCATTCATCATAAACAATCGAAAAAATCTTCTGTATCAACCCCAGACTCCAACAAAGGAGCATCATTTGGTGAAATTGCGATTAGCAGTTTTCAGGATATCGGGGAAATCTTGCAAAATTATGGATTATCAAAGGAATCTTCCGAAATCATCATTGCATCTTGGAAACCAGCTACTCGACAACAATATTGGACATATTTCAAAAGATGGTTGCTATTTTGCAGTGAACGGGAAATTAATTCATTTAAAGCCACTgagttaaatgttttagaatttttaaCTTCGTTATATGAAATAGGTTTAGGTTACAGTGCTATTAATACTGCCAGAAGTATGTTATCGTCGTTTATGTCTGTAAATCAAGAGAAAACTGTTGGACAATGGCCATTGGTTAAGCGATTTTTGAAAGGCATA
This window contains:
- the LOC139499596 gene encoding uncharacterized protein, which codes for MSLRNKDVDIKLQRLQNLLSKTACPLMYMMDMFVEKSSKKEGMSREELQAYAVTCRDTYQLFQACYSEITFRRRSFIKDDIQTQYKGLCDDTTPVTDMLFGDDIKEKIKELDAEHSVCKKVGKDHNYTYDNPKNSYQSSNRGRSHHGHGGRGFPHKFGKRKRQIDGGKPIKRTRKYDDDGFLDRSKTFNKKKNKDKK